In one window of Oleidesulfovibrio alaskensis DSM 16109 DNA:
- a CDS encoding helix-turn-helix domain-containing protein has protein sequence MIGNAHAATGAGIHRQPYRIREFLDARGLSMTDVARQVGVSPQAVAATVRGRRNHRKVLKALLEMGCPADVLSLPADLQQRSVA, from the coding sequence ATGATTGGGAATGCACATGCGGCAACCGGAGCCGGAATACACCGTCAGCCGTATCGGATCAGAGAATTTCTGGACGCACGCGGATTGTCAATGACTGATGTTGCACGACAGGTCGGGGTTAGCCCTCAGGCTGTTGCGGCAACGGTAAGAGGCAGACGCAATCACCGCAAGGTTCTGAAAGCCTTGCTGGAGATGGGATGCCCTGCAGATGTGCTGAGCTTGCCGGCGGATTTGCAACAGAGGAGCGTGGCATGA
- a CDS encoding DNA-binding protein → MTMYKDAYTTKELIAHLNLSQAKGVLAKAKREGWQSRPRKGRGGGNEWLVESMPKATRRAIAAGLLRMQDPDSGRVPAVPDAAGTGRRAGIASRLGNLSGLSKRQREVATARLAFVREVHRLMGVVGKEAAIQSLVSAAADGSLALHLQQLVSVANDKTGNGKAKRGISRRRLYAWCSDYERGGEEALAPKHRQPDYTVPDWAPLFLSFFQQPQKPSMVQAHKDLLAAYESGKLTGKAPSLDAVRRWAKKVALPELSRGRKTGNALLSMAPCKRRSTTHMLPTDCYTADGTTFDAEVRNPLNGRPFKPEVTLVLDVATRRCVGISLSMSENMQSVLDALRMACMFGGIPAMFYADNGPGYDNLQLSTEGTGILTRLGIERAASLPGRPQGKGLMERAVGTICEPVAKRLPSCTHSDMDKDAAKKVYKITREALKRKVQTAFLPSWEDFKELMLERVVEYNATPHRALPKITDETGRRRHMSPDECWEHHVQNGFEPVRVPEDMKDELEDTCVRRDDYSSMRAEVMSRLERMDAKLDRLIERDGARNAR, encoded by the coding sequence ATGACGATGTACAAGGACGCATACACCACCAAAGAGCTTATAGCTCATCTGAACCTGTCTCAAGCTAAGGGAGTGCTAGCCAAGGCTAAGCGCGAAGGCTGGCAGTCCCGGCCTCGTAAAGGGCGCGGGGGTGGCAACGAGTGGCTGGTGGAATCTATGCCAAAGGCCACTCGTCGGGCCATAGCTGCCGGCCTGCTGCGTATGCAAGACCCTGATTCCGGCAGAGTGCCAGCTGTGCCGGATGCTGCCGGAACCGGGCGCCGGGCGGGCATTGCCTCACGCCTTGGCAATCTTTCGGGCCTCAGCAAACGGCAGCGCGAAGTCGCAACTGCCAGACTGGCCTTTGTGCGTGAAGTTCATCGGCTGATGGGCGTTGTAGGAAAAGAAGCGGCCATACAGAGCCTTGTCAGCGCAGCGGCAGATGGCAGCCTTGCTTTGCATCTGCAACAGCTGGTTTCCGTAGCCAATGACAAGACCGGCAACGGTAAGGCAAAGCGCGGCATTTCACGCCGCAGGCTGTATGCGTGGTGCAGCGATTATGAACGCGGCGGCGAGGAAGCTCTGGCACCTAAGCACCGGCAGCCGGACTATACCGTACCGGACTGGGCACCGCTTTTTTTGAGCTTTTTTCAGCAACCGCAAAAGCCATCTATGGTGCAGGCTCATAAAGACCTGCTTGCCGCGTATGAAAGCGGCAAGCTGACCGGTAAGGCGCCCTCTCTGGATGCAGTGCGCCGCTGGGCCAAAAAAGTGGCACTGCCGGAGCTTTCACGGGGCCGGAAAACGGGCAATGCCCTGCTTTCCATGGCTCCATGCAAGCGGCGTTCAACAACGCATATGCTGCCCACAGATTGCTACACAGCCGACGGAACTACTTTTGATGCAGAGGTGCGCAACCCACTGAACGGCCGACCATTCAAGCCGGAAGTTACCCTGGTGCTGGATGTCGCCACGAGGCGGTGCGTTGGCATTTCGCTGAGCATGTCTGAAAACATGCAGAGCGTACTTGATGCGTTGCGCATGGCGTGCATGTTCGGTGGCATCCCTGCCATGTTTTATGCCGACAACGGCCCCGGTTACGACAATCTGCAACTGTCGACCGAGGGGACGGGCATTCTTACCCGACTGGGTATTGAGCGGGCTGCATCCTTACCCGGTCGCCCGCAGGGCAAAGGGCTGATGGAACGGGCTGTGGGCACCATCTGCGAGCCTGTGGCCAAACGCCTGCCGTCATGCACGCATAGTGACATGGACAAGGACGCAGCGAAGAAGGTGTACAAAATCACCAGAGAAGCCTTGAAGCGTAAGGTGCAGACAGCGTTCTTGCCCAGCTGGGAAGACTTTAAGGAGCTGATGCTTGAACGTGTTGTGGAATATAACGCCACACCGCACCGTGCGCTGCCTAAAATAACAGATGAAACAGGCCGCCGGAGACATATGTCGCCTGACGAGTGCTGGGAACACCACGTGCAAAACGGCTTTGAACCGGTGCGCGTGCCCGAAGATATGAAGGATGAGCTGGAAGACACCTGCGTGCGGCGTGATGATTACAGTTCTATGCGCGCCGAGGTCATGTCCCGGCTGGAGCGCATGGATGCCAAACTTGACCGGTTGATAGAACGCGACGGAGCCAGAAATGCACGATGA
- a CDS encoding DUF935 domain-containing protein, producing MVSFNDLMQAARGFVRSALAKGLQQTDGYSAVGTLEVLNKWANLTHGLTPARLRTILQSADEGEILEQHKLFADMEDRCDHLAAELSKRKRALLTLDWDIQPGRAGDAKAERVAEAVKEQFEALSNVEDLMLDMADAIGHGFAALEIEWGREGSLHLPQAFHFRPQTWFQTHPNNLNSLRLRDGTSEGAELLPFGWVLHVHRSRSGWLPRAGLFRVLAWSFLLREYALSAHAAYVDVHGLPFRLGKYPPGSSKEDKAALRRALQYLGRDASGIIPQGMEILFETPANSSHDHFGALADRCERGMSKAILGGTLTSQADGKTSTNALGNVHNEIRHDLLISDALQLAGTLTRQVLAPLAILNSGVNDPRLLPWFRFDTREAEDLTQYADALPKLAAVMRIPASWVHEKLKIPVAGKDEDILMPVAPAASPAVPAALAALSAVAAPAGGDAYPDQTAVDAVPVPDKELHKAMEAMLAPLMDEVRQGADPADLLGRLGELYPQMDGGQLEDLLARALFVAEVWGSLSASDEQRPDS from the coding sequence GTGGTTTCTTTTAATGACCTTATGCAAGCTGCACGCGGCTTTGTGCGTTCGGCACTGGCCAAGGGGCTGCAGCAGACCGATGGATACTCCGCCGTCGGCACGCTGGAAGTGCTGAACAAATGGGCCAACCTGACACACGGGCTGACGCCTGCACGCCTGCGCACCATACTGCAGTCGGCCGATGAAGGTGAAATACTGGAGCAGCACAAACTGTTTGCCGATATGGAAGACCGTTGCGACCATCTGGCGGCAGAGTTGTCCAAGCGCAAGCGCGCTCTCCTGACGCTGGACTGGGACATTCAGCCGGGGCGTGCAGGAGATGCCAAGGCGGAACGGGTAGCGGAAGCGGTTAAAGAACAGTTTGAAGCCCTCAGCAATGTGGAAGACCTGATGCTGGATATGGCTGACGCCATAGGCCACGGCTTTGCCGCGCTTGAAATCGAATGGGGCCGCGAAGGATCGCTGCACCTGCCGCAGGCTTTTCATTTCCGCCCGCAGACGTGGTTTCAGACGCACCCGAATAATTTGAACAGCCTCCGGCTGCGTGATGGCACATCAGAAGGCGCAGAGCTTCTCCCCTTCGGCTGGGTGCTGCATGTGCACCGTTCACGTTCCGGCTGGCTGCCCCGTGCCGGTCTGTTCCGTGTACTGGCGTGGAGCTTTCTGCTGCGTGAATATGCACTGTCCGCCCATGCCGCATATGTTGACGTGCATGGCCTGCCGTTCCGCCTGGGCAAATACCCCCCCGGCAGCAGCAAGGAAGATAAAGCCGCTTTGCGTCGGGCGCTGCAGTATCTGGGGCGCGATGCTTCCGGCATTATTCCTCAGGGGATGGAAATCCTGTTTGAAACGCCGGCCAACAGCAGCCATGATCATTTCGGGGCGCTGGCAGACCGCTGCGAACGCGGCATGAGCAAAGCCATTCTGGGGGGCACGCTGACCAGTCAGGCCGACGGAAAAACCAGCACCAATGCCCTGGGCAACGTGCATAACGAAATCAGGCATGACCTGCTGATCTCCGATGCGCTGCAGCTGGCCGGTACGTTGACGCGTCAGGTGCTGGCGCCGCTGGCCATCCTCAACAGCGGTGTAAACGACCCGCGTCTGCTGCCGTGGTTCCGCTTTGATACGCGTGAGGCAGAAGACTTGACCCAGTATGCCGATGCGCTGCCGAAGCTCGCTGCGGTCATGCGCATTCCGGCGTCATGGGTGCATGAAAAACTTAAAATTCCTGTGGCCGGCAAGGATGAAGACATTCTTATGCCTGTTGCGCCTGCAGCCAGCCCCGCAGTGCCTGCAGCTCTGGCAGCGTTGTCTGCTGTTGCAGCACCGGCAGGTGGTGATGCCTACCCCGACCAGACTGCGGTGGACGCTGTTCCCGTGCCGGATAAAGAGCTGCATAAGGCTATGGAAGCCATGCTGGCCCCCTTGATGGATGAGGTGCGGCAGGGAGCTGACCCCGCTGATCTGCTCGGAAGACTGGGGGAACTGTATCCGCAGATGGACGGCGGGCAGCTGGAAGACTTGCTGGCGCGGGCCTTGTTTGTGGCCGAAGTGTGGGGCAGCCTCAGTGCCTCTGACGAACAGCGTCCGGACTCATAG
- a CDS encoding phage protease, whose product MTHLSTRHTAYPAASLAVPLSQGGAGHSDLPEMLSQKELPAGCNIQLFPEGRFAARDGRPATITEGRLTHWQMDASIAEAIIAAAEARETPIVIDYEHQSLNARANGQPAPASGWLQRLVYVAGKGLFASVSWTDKARGYIDAGEYKYISPYFSFDPETGAVLALINAALTNTPALDGLDAVALALGNVHAASAHVQAAQTTEQETTMDELLERLRWMLNLPVTATAADITAQLDKLKDMLGASDAAAASDQPGGTPVSLLDVLQHKDSQIAALTQQAATPDPARFAPVAALTALQQANAALKNRVAELETSSIENALNAEIDAALSDGRLNKAVEGWARGLAKDAPDTLRTFLSSAVPVAALGAMQTGGVPPAGTQDSSAALTAEEDYVINQLGITPEEYHAAKSGKGN is encoded by the coding sequence ATGACGCATTTATCCACCAGACATACCGCATACCCTGCCGCCAGTCTTGCGGTGCCGCTGTCACAAGGCGGTGCCGGGCACTCTGATCTGCCGGAAATGCTATCGCAAAAAGAGCTGCCGGCGGGCTGCAACATCCAGTTGTTTCCGGAAGGCCGCTTTGCCGCGCGTGACGGCCGCCCTGCCACCATTACAGAAGGCAGGCTCACCCACTGGCAGATGGATGCCTCCATTGCCGAAGCCATCATCGCAGCCGCAGAGGCCCGCGAAACACCCATTGTCATAGATTACGAGCATCAGTCTCTGAACGCCCGTGCCAACGGGCAGCCCGCGCCCGCTTCCGGCTGGCTGCAGCGGCTTGTCTATGTGGCCGGCAAAGGTCTGTTCGCCTCCGTCAGCTGGACGGATAAGGCGCGCGGCTACATTGATGCCGGCGAATACAAATACATATCCCCGTACTTTTCTTTTGATCCCGAAACCGGCGCCGTGCTGGCGCTGATCAACGCGGCCCTGACCAACACCCCCGCGCTGGACGGCTTAGACGCCGTGGCGCTGGCGCTGGGCAATGTGCACGCGGCCTCTGCGCACGTACAGGCCGCACAGACAACAGAACAGGAGACAACCATGGATGAACTACTGGAACGCCTGCGCTGGATGCTCAACTTGCCGGTAACGGCAACAGCAGCCGACATCACGGCGCAGCTGGACAAGCTCAAAGACATGCTGGGGGCAAGCGATGCGGCAGCAGCGTCGGACCAGCCCGGGGGCACCCCCGTAAGCCTGCTGGACGTGTTGCAGCACAAAGACAGCCAGATTGCGGCGCTGACGCAGCAGGCCGCAACCCCTGACCCTGCCAGGTTTGCACCCGTAGCGGCCCTCACCGCATTGCAGCAGGCCAACGCGGCATTGAAAAACCGTGTTGCCGAGCTTGAAACCAGCAGCATTGAGAACGCGCTGAATGCGGAAATCGACGCCGCGCTCAGCGACGGAAGGCTGAACAAGGCTGTGGAGGGCTGGGCACGCGGCCTGGCCAAGGATGCCCCCGACACACTGCGTACCTTCCTGAGCAGCGCCGTGCCTGTGGCGGCCCTTGGGGCCATGCAGACCGGCGGCGTACCGCCCGCCGGTACGCAGGACTCCAGCGCGGCCCTGACGGCAGAAGAAGATTACGTCATCAACCAGCTCGGGATTACGCCCGAGGAATACCACGCCGCAAAAAGCGGTAAAGGAAACTAG
- a CDS encoding Mu-like prophage major head subunit gpT family protein yields the protein MAIVTNALLANLRTGFVAAYQRGLSRAQPMWSQVATRIPSSNAQNTYGWLGQFPKLREWVGDRVFRNMKEEGYAIVNKLFEGTVGVTRTAIEDDQLGIYTPLFEEMGYGAATHPDELVFGLLKNGHTTNCFDGQSFFDTDHPVYAEVDGTGAVSLVSNNLVPAADAGPAWFLLDVSRPLKPLIFQERTKPELQVITNADNEHVFIKDEIPYGVRYRCNAGFGFWQMAVRSQHALNADSFEQALQALQTMKADGGRPLGLGTGGKNTLLLVVPSTLNGAARKVIGVSELPGGGTNPWYDAATIRSIPWLL from the coding sequence ATGGCCATTGTCACAAATGCTTTGCTTGCCAACCTGCGTACCGGCTTTGTCGCGGCCTACCAGCGCGGCCTGTCCAGAGCGCAGCCCATGTGGTCGCAGGTCGCAACGCGTATCCCCAGCAGCAACGCGCAAAACACCTACGGCTGGCTGGGGCAGTTTCCCAAGCTGCGTGAATGGGTGGGCGACCGTGTTTTCCGCAACATGAAGGAAGAAGGTTACGCCATTGTCAACAAGCTGTTTGAAGGCACTGTGGGCGTAACCCGCACCGCCATTGAGGACGACCAGCTGGGCATCTATACCCCGCTGTTTGAAGAGATGGGCTACGGGGCGGCCACGCATCCCGACGAGCTGGTTTTCGGCCTGCTGAAAAACGGTCACACAACCAACTGCTTTGACGGGCAGTCCTTCTTTGACACCGACCACCCCGTCTATGCCGAAGTGGACGGCACCGGTGCCGTTTCTCTGGTCAGCAACAATCTGGTGCCCGCAGCGGATGCCGGACCCGCCTGGTTCCTGCTCGATGTATCCCGCCCGCTCAAGCCGCTGATCTTTCAGGAACGTACCAAGCCCGAGCTGCAGGTCATTACCAACGCCGACAATGAACATGTCTTTATCAAAGACGAAATTCCTTACGGCGTGCGGTATCGCTGCAATGCCGGTTTCGGGTTCTGGCAGATGGCCGTACGCAGCCAGCATGCGCTTAACGCCGACAGCTTTGAGCAGGCTCTGCAAGCTCTGCAGACCATGAAGGCGGACGGCGGGCGGCCTCTGGGCCTCGGCACCGGCGGCAAAAACACGTTGCTGCTGGTCGTACCGTCCACCCTGAACGGCGCGGCCCGCAAAGTCATAGGCGTTTCCGAGCTGCCCGGCGGCGGCACCAACCCCTGGTACGATGCCGCAACTATCCGTTCCATCCCGTGGCTGCTGTAG
- a CDS encoding gp436 family protein → MSYATIDHLIAAFGLDEVIAVTDRAQSGEPDTAVALGALEEASSEADSYLSVRYALPLQAVPPVLRTAVCDIALYRLTGGPATQTEVIATRYKAAVAWLRDVASGRASLPEVTPPEQEQADGVDIYTGTRGWLA, encoded by the coding sequence ATGTCATATGCCACCATTGACCATCTGATAGCAGCGTTCGGGCTGGACGAGGTGATAGCCGTCACTGATCGCGCCCAGTCAGGAGAACCGGATACCGCTGTTGCGCTGGGGGCCTTGGAGGAGGCCTCCAGCGAAGCGGACAGCTATCTGTCTGTGCGCTATGCGCTGCCGCTGCAGGCTGTTCCGCCGGTGCTGCGTACTGCGGTATGCGACATCGCGCTGTACAGGCTTACCGGCGGCCCCGCCACCCAGACCGAGGTCATAGCCACCCGCTACAAGGCTGCGGTGGCGTGGCTGCGCGATGTTGCCTCAGGCAGGGCTTCACTGCCCGAGGTCACCCCGCCGGAGCAGGAACAGGCAGACGGCGTGGACATATACACGGGCACGCGCGGCTGGCTGGCCTGA
- a CDS encoding phage virion morphogenesis protein: MIEITVNLDALEKQLARLADLGRDMSPVTMQLAGILADASERAFAEERDPVSGEAWHPLSPVTIGQRAKTGHEDSPILQVRGLLAASIQTAYGPDFAVAGTNEPHARTHQFGALRGAHGRTGRGGPIPWGTVVPRPFLGIGPDDEEEIMGVLRDNVRKALGGD; this comes from the coding sequence ATGATTGAAATCACGGTCAATCTGGACGCGTTAGAAAAGCAGCTCGCCAGACTGGCAGACCTGGGCCGCGACATGAGTCCCGTTACCATGCAGCTGGCCGGCATTCTGGCAGACGCCTCGGAACGGGCCTTTGCAGAAGAACGCGACCCCGTCAGCGGCGAAGCATGGCATCCGCTTTCGCCGGTCACCATAGGCCAACGCGCAAAAACAGGACATGAAGACAGCCCCATCCTGCAGGTGCGGGGCCTGCTGGCAGCCAGCATCCAGACAGCGTACGGCCCGGACTTCGCCGTGGCAGGCACCAACGAACCCCACGCCCGTACGCACCAGTTCGGCGCTCTGCGCGGTGCCCATGGCCGCACCGGGCGCGGCGGTCCTATACCATGGGGCACAGTTGTGCCCCGCCCGTTTCTGGGTATCGGGCCGGATGATGAAGAAGAAATTATGGGAGTGCTTCGTGACAATGTACGAAAAGCACTTGGCGGCGATTAG
- the terL gene encoding phage terminase large subunit translates to MAHAEETRRAVRSAYIYDQLPLERAAVAGGVPASTAARWKRKAKAEGDDWDKARLACALMSGATGGVESVTRQMLADYLVQHKALIDQLRDDTDSELSAAQKADILASLADSFNKTVSACRKVMPETNELAIALEVPAIIEAVTGIKLAVAAPRGEAKSTYVALFFVLWCVVTQRKHYILLIADALTQAAALLEAVKVELEANPRLAMDFAEACGRGRVWNEATTVTAGNIKLQALGAGKRMRGLRHGPYRPDLAILDDLENDENVQKPEQRDKLQGWLQRTVLSLGPADDSMDVIYVGTILHYDSVLARTMKKPMWRSKAFRAIVTWPERMDLWDKWENLLQAEGQESADRFYNENTQAMQRGAVVSWPAMRPLYKLMLKRAEDHSAFDAEQQNDPLSSDSAPFAACIAFWVDRRSDWLLFGAVDPSLGKHGAGRDPSAILVGGFNRASMTLDVVEALIRKRHPDRIIEDIIAIHLQYRCLMWAVEAVQFQEFFAHVLTQRAAERGIPLPVRPITNSTDKLLRIETLQPYMAQGRIRVHSSQNTLIDQLRHFPKADHDDGPDALEMLWRLASGGFVSLRDAFEAVPQANAFRGMSDIEEDSRGFF, encoded by the coding sequence ATGGCCCACGCGGAAGAAACGCGCCGTGCGGTGCGTAGCGCCTATATTTATGACCAGCTGCCGTTAGAGCGTGCGGCAGTTGCGGGCGGGGTGCCTGCGTCCACAGCCGCCCGCTGGAAGCGTAAAGCCAAGGCCGAAGGCGACGACTGGGACAAGGCCCGCCTTGCCTGTGCCCTCATGTCCGGCGCTACCGGCGGTGTGGAAAGTGTCACCCGCCAGATGCTTGCCGACTATCTGGTGCAGCACAAAGCATTAATAGATCAATTACGTGATGATACGGACAGTGAGCTAAGCGCCGCACAAAAGGCGGATATACTGGCCAGCCTTGCCGACAGCTTTAACAAAACCGTATCCGCCTGCCGCAAGGTTATGCCTGAAACAAATGAACTGGCCATCGCTTTGGAAGTGCCCGCCATTATTGAGGCTGTAACCGGCATCAAACTGGCAGTTGCCGCACCGCGTGGCGAGGCGAAAAGCACCTATGTGGCGCTGTTTTTTGTACTGTGGTGCGTTGTTACCCAGCGTAAGCACTATATTTTGTTGATAGCTGACGCGCTGACGCAGGCCGCCGCCCTGCTGGAAGCTGTCAAGGTTGAGCTGGAAGCGAATCCGCGGCTAGCCATGGACTTTGCAGAGGCCTGCGGGCGCGGCCGTGTGTGGAACGAAGCGACCACAGTAACCGCCGGTAATATCAAACTGCAGGCTCTGGGCGCCGGCAAGCGTATGCGCGGGCTGCGTCATGGCCCGTACCGGCCTGATCTGGCCATTCTGGACGATCTGGAAAACGACGAGAACGTACAGAAACCCGAGCAACGCGACAAGCTGCAGGGCTGGCTGCAGCGTACTGTCTTATCGCTGGGACCAGCCGACGACAGCATGGATGTTATCTATGTGGGTACCATCCTGCACTATGACAGCGTGCTTGCCCGCACCATGAAAAAGCCCATGTGGCGGTCCAAAGCCTTTCGCGCCATCGTCACCTGGCCTGAACGCATGGACTTGTGGGACAAGTGGGAAAACCTGCTGCAGGCGGAAGGTCAGGAGTCCGCCGACCGTTTTTACAACGAGAACACACAGGCCATGCAGCGCGGTGCGGTGGTGTCGTGGCCGGCCATGCGTCCGCTGTACAAGCTGATGCTCAAACGGGCAGAAGACCATAGCGCCTTTGATGCCGAACAGCAGAACGATCCGCTTTCTTCCGACAGCGCCCCTTTTGCCGCCTGTATTGCCTTCTGGGTGGACAGGCGCAGCGACTGGCTGCTGTTCGGCGCGGTGGACCCATCACTGGGCAAGCATGGTGCCGGCCGTGACCCATCGGCCATTCTGGTAGGCGGATTCAACCGTGCCAGCATGACGCTGGATGTGGTGGAAGCCCTTATCCGCAAGCGGCATCCCGACAGGATAATCGAAGACATTATTGCCATTCATCTGCAGTACCGCTGCCTGATGTGGGCGGTAGAGGCTGTGCAGTTTCAGGAATTTTTTGCGCATGTCCTGACCCAGCGCGCAGCGGAAAGGGGGATTCCCCTGCCTGTCCGGCCCATCACCAACAGTACCGACAAACTGCTGCGCATTGAAACGCTGCAGCCCTATATGGCTCAGGGGCGCATCAGAGTGCATTCCAGCCAGAATACGCTGATTGACCAGTTACGGCACTTTCCCAAAGCAGATCACGATGACGGCCCGGATGCCCTTGAAATGCTCTGGCGTCTGGCATCGGGCGGTTTTGTAAGCTTGAGGGACGCTTTTGAAGCCGTTCCGCAGGCGAATGCCTTCAGGGGAATGTCTGACATCGAGGAGGATTCCCGTGGTTTCTTTTAA
- a CDS encoding phage minor head protein — MPQPVNLSYAIGLPPADAIAYFESKGYAVTANWHEMWQQAHARAFTVAGVAKLDVLEDIRNALAVKLREGKSERWFMQQLEPVLRKKGWWGKRLEQGADGTPRVVRMGSPARLRLIFRQNVQTAYMAGRYRQQRQNAAARPYWQYVAVLDAKTRPAHSALHGRVFAHDDAFWGSHYPPNGWGCRCRVRTLSGHRLQREGLQVESSAGRMVTRQQQVTDSRTGEVHNREVTGYRLPGTATRKGGEEAVAWTDLGFSYNAGAAGMEHMLAQAVQKLEAASHPAAAATVRHLTAGPAFAQWQAAPQGSFPVAKLAPHHAEQLDTGATVARLSSETYAKQRSQHPELQQADYARIQDVVERGEVVRQNPQKLLFFMDDPQGYVTVVKATRKKDELYVVSFWRLSADDAGRQRIIRQLRAKDKGGKEGR; from the coding sequence ATGCCGCAGCCTGTGAACCTTTCTTATGCCATCGGCCTGCCGCCCGCCGATGCCATCGCCTACTTTGAATCAAAGGGCTATGCCGTAACTGCCAACTGGCATGAGATGTGGCAGCAGGCCCATGCCCGTGCGTTTACCGTGGCCGGTGTGGCAAAGCTGGATGTGCTGGAAGATATACGCAATGCCCTTGCGGTAAAATTGCGCGAAGGCAAAAGCGAGCGCTGGTTCATGCAGCAGCTGGAACCCGTATTGCGCAAAAAAGGCTGGTGGGGCAAACGGCTGGAACAAGGCGCGGACGGTACCCCGCGTGTCGTGCGCATGGGCAGTCCGGCACGGCTGCGGCTTATCTTTCGTCAGAATGTACAGACAGCATACATGGCCGGCCGGTACAGACAGCAGCGGCAAAATGCTGCTGCCCGCCCGTACTGGCAGTATGTGGCGGTGCTGGATGCGAAAACGCGCCCGGCGCACAGCGCCCTGCACGGCAGAGTGTTTGCCCATGATGATGCCTTTTGGGGCAGCCATTACCCGCCTAACGGCTGGGGGTGCCGTTGCCGCGTGCGGACGTTGTCCGGCCATCGCCTGCAGCGCGAGGGCCTGCAGGTGGAAAGCAGCGCGGGCCGTATGGTCACCAGACAGCAGCAGGTCACAGACTCCCGCACCGGCGAGGTACATAACCGCGAAGTCACAGGATACCGCCTGCCCGGCACGGCAACCCGCAAAGGCGGCGAAGAAGCTGTTGCCTGGACAGACTTAGGCTTTTCGTACAACGCCGGTGCCGCCGGTATGGAACATATGCTGGCACAGGCAGTGCAAAAGCTTGAAGCCGCCAGCCACCCTGCAGCAGCCGCCACAGTGCGCCACCTGACAGCCGGACCGGCTTTTGCGCAATGGCAGGCCGCGCCGCAGGGCAGTTTTCCTGTTGCAAAGCTGGCACCGCACCACGCGGAACAGCTGGATACGGGCGCCACGGTTGCACGGCTTTCATCTGAGACATATGCAAAACAGCGTAGTCAGCATCCGGAACTGCAGCAGGCCGATTACGCCCGCATACAGGATGTGGTGGAGCGGGGAGAAGTTGTCCGGCAAAATCCGCAGAAACTGCTGTTCTTTATGGATGACCCGCAAGGGTATGTAACAGTGGTCAAAGCCACCCGCAAAAAAGACGAGCTGTATGTGGTCAGCTTCTGGCGGCTGAGCGCCGATGACGCAGGCAGGCAGCGCATTATCCGGCAGCTGCGGGCAAAGGATAAGGGCGGGAAAGAAGGCAGGTAA